The following is a genomic window from Heliangelus exortis chromosome 26, bHelExo1.hap1, whole genome shotgun sequence.
CTTGTCAtctgcccaccctgccccaggcagggctTGGAGCTGCTGGTCCCTGTCCTCCTTGTTACACTCTGCCTCCTCTTGCAGGGGCTGTGCTCGCTACCAGGGAGGCTCCCAGAGGCACTCtgtccagcccagctcccctcGCCATGGCCTGTCCCAGCTGAGAAACATGGCCTTTTCTGGTAAGCTTCCAGCCCTGTGCTGAAAAGGGTCCTACAGAGCAGGCTGGGGGCAGTGAGAAGGTTGGAAAGAGCTGGGTTGGCTCCTTCTCTCTGCAGCCAACCTCACGGCAGTGACTTGGGGGAAGGCAGCCTCCCCAGCCTGCTGGCAGTGAGGAGCTCTTGACTTGTCAAGCACCTTTCTCTTCCCAGATGCCATCAAGAAACACCAGGAGCGCCTGTCCGCGTGGTTCAGCCACCAGCCCAATGAAGAGAGGCAGTTTGGCCCTTCTTTCTCACTGGATGCTGTCCACGTGGACCCAGTGATCCGGGAGAGCTCCCTGGAGGAGGTCCTGAAGCCCTCACCAGACCTAACCATCCAGaatcagctccagcagccctccagccaggtgATCACCCTCCAGAACCTTTTTGATGTGGATGCCTGCGGGCGGCAGGTGAAGAACGTGGTTCTGTATGGCACCGTGGGCACGGGGAAGAGCACCCTCATCAAGAAGATGGTGGTGGACTGGTGCCACGGTCTCCTACCCCGCTTTGAGCTGGTCATCCCTTTCTCCTGTGAGGATCTGTCCCATAGCCAAGCTCCCATTTCCCTGCGGCGCCTGATAACCAAGAAGTACCAACACCTCCGGGATGTGGTGCCGGTGCTGGGAGCTTCCAATCTCAAGGTGCTCTTCATCCTCAATGGCCTGGAACGCCTCAACTTGGACTTCCGTctggctggcacagagctgtgctgtgacCCCAACGAGGCTGTGCCTGCCTCTGCCATCGTGGTCAACCTGCTGCGAAAATACCTCCTGCCAGAGGTGAGtgtctccctgcagctccttcgCTGCTGGGGGTGAGCCATGGGGTGCTGCATGGTGCTCATTGTTTGTACCCAGCTTGGCTGTGAGTGAGGAGGTGGtctccattcctggagggaCTCCTCAAGGTTGTTTTGTGTCACTGTTACTGGGTTGTCTCTGAGAAGGCAGCCTGGTGGGCTGTGGTCTTCCAGACCAGGATGGGGAAAACTCTTCTGACCCCTCCACCTGAGACAAATTTGACCCAACACCCTTCGGGCTGCAGCTTCTCGACTGCCAGCGCTGGGTGGTGTGACCCTTGTGCTGTTACACGCTTGGGACCCTGCTGAGGTTCCACCAAAGCCccagagggagcagctctggactcacccagctctctgcttccaGGCCAGCATCATCGTCACCACGCGCCCGTCGGCGGTGCGCCGGATCCCCGGGAAGTACGTGGGCCGCTACGCCGAGATCTGTGGCTTCTCTGACACCAACCTGCAGAAGTTGTACTTCCAGATGCGCCTCAGCCAGCCCGGCTGCAGCGGAGAGGGCAGCGTGGGCAGAACCTCAGGCGAGAGGGAAAACTTGGTGGAGATGCTGTCGAGGAACCTGGAGCGCCACAACCAAATCGCCGCCGCCTGCTTCTTGCCCTCGTACTGCTGGCTGGTGTGCACCACGCTGCACTTCCTCTACTTCACCAGGACGGTGCCTCCCAGCCAGACCCTGACTGGCATCTACACCAGCTTCCTGAGGCTCAACTTCAGCGGGGAGGTCCTGGACAGCACCGATCCCAGCAACATCTCCATGATGAAGTACGTGGCCAAGATGGTGGGCAAGCTGGCCTACGAAGGGGTGATGTCCCGCAAGACCAGCTTCTCAGAGGATGACCTGCAGCAGTGCTTCGAGGTGGAGATGAAGACTGAAAGCGAGCTCAACCTCCTGGAGGTCTTCCGCAGCGACGTCTTCCGCTTCTTCCTCACTCCGTGTGTGCAGCCAGGCAAGGAGCACACCTTTGTCTTCACCATCCCTGCCATGCAGGAGTACCTGGCAGCCCTGTACGTGGTGCTGGGTGAGAAGAAGACGCTGGCACAGAGAGTGGGGAAGGAGCTGTCAGAAGTCATTGGGAAGGTGAGCGAAGACCTCGCCGTTGTTCTGAGCATCATCTCCAAGGTGCTGCCCTTGCGCTTCCTGCCCGTGCTTTTCAACCTCCTCAAAATCTTCCCTGGCTACTTCTCCCGGATGGGCAGTAAGGACCGGGGTGTTATCGCTCACACCATGGCAGAGGAGCTGTTCAAAGAGGAGGACTACTACAACGATGACGTCTTGGACCAGATCAACTCCAGCATCCTGGGTGTGGAGGGCCCCCTGCGTCACCCTGATGAGGCTCCCGACGATGAGGTCTTCGAGCTCTTCCCCATCTTCATGGGTGGGATCCTCTCGCGCCGTAACCGTGCCATCCTCgagcagctgggctgctccaTCAAGAACCTGGCGGCCTTTGAGATTGCCAAGGCCATGAAGAAGACAGTCAtcaggaagagcaggaaggggCTGCCCCCCTCGGAGCTGCTGGACtacctcttcttcctccatGAGTTCCAGAACGAGCGCTTCACAGCCGAGGCCATCCGCTCCCTCCGAGCTGTCAACCTCTCATCCGTCAGGATGACCCCCCTCAAGTGTGCTGTCCTGGCCTCTGTCATGGGGAGCACAAGCCACGAGGTGGAAGAGCTGAACCTGACCTCCTGCAACCTTGATGCAAACAGCTTGAGGATCCTCTTTCCCGTCCTGCTGCGATGCAAAGCCCTCCAGTAAGTGCCACCTTCTTCTGCTCCTGGGCAGTGCTTAAAAATGGGGCTCTCCCTCACCTCTGCCCATCACAGGGATGCCCTGGGAGCCTGAGCATGGCAAAGGTAGGGACAGCCATGTGTGCCCTTAAAGTTCATCCTCCCTGCAGACCCAGGGGACTTCAGCTTTCAGGGTGCAGTCCTCACTGGGACACTGCATGCTGGGATTTGCAGTCCACACCAACTGTAGGACTTTTGGGGCAGCTCTGAGCACCTGGTACCACAGCTCTCCTGGCAGACCCAGGGCCCTCCTGCTGCTTGGCCCCTGGAGCCACCCAGCATCCCCGTGTAGTTAGCTCGGGGCAGGAGGTGCACAGCAGCCCAAGGGTGGGAGTCTGGGCTGGGTGAAGGATGGCTTCTGCTCCATTCCTTCTGTGGAACTGCAGTCTTCCTGCTGCCCAGGGGGTGGCGAGCCCTGCTCGGCAGAGGTGGACTCGGGTGTGCAGTGATGTGGTGCAGCATCTCCTTCCTCCAGGTGCACAGGAGGGTCATGATCCCTCCTCAGACCTCCCCCCGCCCCCTGCAGACCCTgcatcccccttcccctcccttgcTCCTGCTGGCACTGGTTCTGCTGGCCGATGGTACCCGAGCCCCAGTGTGGTTTCAGTGCACTCCCCTGTTGAGAGGAAGCCTTGTGTG
Proteins encoded in this region:
- the NLRX1 gene encoding NLR family member X1 isoform X2, coding for MPLPQPCVLPCCGVWKGGCARYQGGSQRHSVQPSSPRHGLSQLRNMAFSDAIKKHQERLSAWFSHQPNEERQFGPSFSLDAVHVDPVIRESSLEEVLKPSPDLTIQNQLQQPSSQVITLQNLFDVDACGRQVKNVVLYGTVGTGKSTLIKKMVVDWCHGLLPRFELVIPFSCEDLSHSQAPISLRRLITKKYQHLRDVVPVLGASNLKVLFILNGLERLNLDFRLAGTELCCDPNEAVPASAIVVNLLRKYLLPEASIIVTTRPSAVRRIPGKYVGRYAEICGFSDTNLQKLYFQMRLSQPGCSGEGSVGRTSGERENLVEMLSRNLERHNQIAAACFLPSYCWLVCTTLHFLYFTRTVPPSQTLTGIYTSFLRLNFSGEVLDSTDPSNISMMKYVAKMVGKLAYEGVMSRKTSFSEDDLQQCFEVEMKTESELNLLEVFRSDVFRFFLTPCVQPGKEHTFVFTIPAMQEYLAALYVVLGEKKTLAQRVGKELSEVIGKVSEDLAVVLSIISKVLPLRFLPVLFNLLKIFPGYFSRMGSKDRGVIAHTMAEELFKEEDYYNDDVLDQINSSILGVEGPLRHPDEAPDDEVFELFPIFMGGILSRRNRAILEQLGCSIKNLAAFEIAKAMKKTVIRKSRKGLPPSELLDYLFFLHEFQNERFTAEAIRSLRAVNLSSVRMTPLKCAVLASVMGSTSHEVEELNLTSCNLDANSLRILFPVLLRCKALHLQLNSLGSDACKEIRDLLLHEKCVVSNLRLANNPVGEQGAQYLAEALAGNHSLTHLSLLHTALGDRGAEVIAQHLAENQHLQELNLGYNSLTDTAALHVVEVAKKHTKLDKVHLYFNDISEDGKRVLHSLRMDRDGVRALVFLTVGTDVSEYWSNILNVVQKNLPFWDRERVRQHLALFLQDLESSRRQTANPWRKAKFLRVESEVKKMLGKLQDGTL
- the NLRX1 gene encoding NLR family member X1 isoform X1 gives rise to the protein MSQAMQCQSCLPWSSWTQLHRSLPGVRGTRNVVYLCAASVPGAAGSYFLRKILGTSSLSLPRGCARYQGGSQRHSVQPSSPRHGLSQLRNMAFSDAIKKHQERLSAWFSHQPNEERQFGPSFSLDAVHVDPVIRESSLEEVLKPSPDLTIQNQLQQPSSQVITLQNLFDVDACGRQVKNVVLYGTVGTGKSTLIKKMVVDWCHGLLPRFELVIPFSCEDLSHSQAPISLRRLITKKYQHLRDVVPVLGASNLKVLFILNGLERLNLDFRLAGTELCCDPNEAVPASAIVVNLLRKYLLPEASIIVTTRPSAVRRIPGKYVGRYAEICGFSDTNLQKLYFQMRLSQPGCSGEGSVGRTSGERENLVEMLSRNLERHNQIAAACFLPSYCWLVCTTLHFLYFTRTVPPSQTLTGIYTSFLRLNFSGEVLDSTDPSNISMMKYVAKMVGKLAYEGVMSRKTSFSEDDLQQCFEVEMKTESELNLLEVFRSDVFRFFLTPCVQPGKEHTFVFTIPAMQEYLAALYVVLGEKKTLAQRVGKELSEVIGKVSEDLAVVLSIISKVLPLRFLPVLFNLLKIFPGYFSRMGSKDRGVIAHTMAEELFKEEDYYNDDVLDQINSSILGVEGPLRHPDEAPDDEVFELFPIFMGGILSRRNRAILEQLGCSIKNLAAFEIAKAMKKTVIRKSRKGLPPSELLDYLFFLHEFQNERFTAEAIRSLRAVNLSSVRMTPLKCAVLASVMGSTSHEVEELNLTSCNLDANSLRILFPVLLRCKALHLQLNSLGSDACKEIRDLLLHEKCVVSNLRLANNPVGEQGAQYLAEALAGNHSLTHLSLLHTALGDRGAEVIAQHLAENQHLQELNLGYNSLTDTAALHVVEVAKKHTKLDKVHLYFNDISEDGKRVLHSLRMDRDGVRALVFLTVGTDVSEYWSNILNVVQKNLPFWDRERVRQHLALFLQDLESSRRQTANPWRKAKFLRVESEVKKMLGKLQDGTL